From Anthonomus grandis grandis chromosome 20, icAntGran1.3, whole genome shotgun sequence, the proteins below share one genomic window:
- the LOC126747856 gene encoding uncharacterized protein LOC126747856 has protein sequence MVSESSDSENEISNKELLKKIKKLERKIHKKKRRHRQRSGSNDRRSFDRRSVFERRSRTRSRSRSNSLRRQRDNRSRRGSMSRQNSEDRISQGSANHILELDDHSLRDVTSIEPPNLTEPRPASPELEIHNDVDISDDLIKILGKDPEQNPEANAVLHPALTSRWSHLLINGLEKEEKLTLLNKYVLPSNCEAMAPPEVNPEILNILSNSNSNRDKNLQGQQTQLSKGLVALSKGMEVILADKEIPKGIKETLLEYLSDSGRILTDLQYNITMVRRNLITPSLSKSVKEAVEKTKPLNFLFGSDLTEKVKEAKSLERTSKDLRLIPTTSQSKVQYTPTAYNNKYPKKRGGGQHH, from the coding sequence atggTTTCCGAGTCTAGCGATTCCGAAAATGAAATTTCGAACAAGGagttactcaaaaaaattaaaaaactagaacggaaaattcataaaaagaaaCGTAGACACAGACAGCGTTCAGGGTCAAATGATCGCAGATCATTTGACCGTAGATCCGTATTTGAACGTAGATCAAGAACCAGATCAAGGTCTAGATCGAACAGCCTAAGGCGACAAAGAGATAATCGTAGCCGGAGAGGCTCGATGTCTCGACAAAATAGTGAAGATCGAATCTCTCAAGGTTCGGCGAATCACATTCTTGAATTGGATGATCACAGTCTGCGAGATGTGACTTCCATTGAACCCCCTAACCTTACTGAACCTAGACCTGCGTCGCCAGAATTAGAAATTCATAACGATGTGGATATATCAGATGACCTTATAAAGATCTTAGGAAAGGATCCAGAGCAAAATCCTGAGGCAAATGCTGTACTTCATCCAGCCTTAACTTCTAGATGGAGCCATCTCTTAATAAATGGTTTAGAGAAGGAAGAAAAGCTTACGTTGCTAAACAAATATGTGCTTCCTTCTAATTGTGAAGCGATGGCTCCACCGGAAGTTAAcccagaaatattaaatattctgtCTAATTCTAATTCTAATAGGGATAAAAATTTACAAGGCCAACAAACCCAGCTATCCAAAGGTCTAGTTGCCCTTTCAAAGGGAATGGAGGTTATATTGGCAGATAAAGAGATTCCAAAGGGAATAAAAGAAACTCTTCTAGAGTACTTAAGCGATTCTGGGCGCATATTGACGGACTTACAATACAATATAACAATGGTTAGACGCAATCTAATAACCCCTAGCTTAAGTAAATCTGTCAAGGAGGCTGTGGAAAAAACCAAACCATTAAATTTTCTGTTTGGCTCAGACCTGACAGAAAAGGTTAAAGAGGCAAAATCATTGGAAAGGACAAGTAAAGATCTAAGATTGATACCCACAACATCCCAAAGTAAAGTACAATATACACCCACAgcctataataataaatacccCAAGAAAAGGGGGGGGGGTCAACATCACTAG
- the LOC126747947 gene encoding KRAB-A domain-containing protein 2-like yields the protein MATEESGRARLAQRSYEVFNELVSTNEQYQEMLESVKLAKNSITKTTLQYRQLKRFDICSVRGVEKLITRVSSGCQKKLKSAKKGLVVKPMVFSEMNSRCQVDLIDMQSHPDREYKFIMVYQDHLTKFVQIRPLTSKRAEEVAKSLVDIFCIFGAPSILQSDNGWEFANHVIEELCTIWSGLKIVHGKPRHSQSQGLRFVQLMKNRAYHDGIKQAPYTAMFGHDIKVGLSTSAFPKEAIENLRTEEELEKVVREFGLGKQPQQEININQSMDSEPEPDNLQEDITEHMENGNNNYRENPSNTETSENQSKYRESKNSEEGVILETLMTVIEKTDDDLYKLANKRGTIEEMFSRNQFSVCSEKLIEMENVSPEKKI from the exons ATGGCAACCGAAGAGAGTGGACGTGCGCGTTTAGCACAGCGttcttatgaagtttttaacgAGTTGGTGTCTACGAATGAACAATACCAAGAAATGTTAGAATCAGTCAAGTTGGCAAAAAACTCTATAACTAAGACTACGCTACAATATCGGCAGTTAAAGAGGTTTGACATATGTTCTGTTAGAGGTGTTGAAAAGCTTATTACTCGTGTATCGTCAG GGTGCCAAAAGAAACTGAAATCTGCCAAAAAAGGACTTGTGGTTAAACCAATGGTTTTTTCGGAGATGAACAGCCGTTGTCAAGTGGATCTAATTGACATGCAATCCCATCCGGATAgagaatacaaatttattatggTGTATCAGGACCACTTAACTAAGTTTGTGCAAATACGTCCATTAACGTCAAAAAGGGCTGAGGAAGTAGCTAAGAGCCTggtagacatattttgtattttcggcGCCCCATCTATACTACAATCGGACAACGGCTGGGAGTTCGCCAACCATGTCATTGAAGAGTTATGTACAATATGGAGTGGCCTTAAAATAGTCCATGGGAAACCACGTCACAGTCAGTCACAAG GTCTAAGATTTGTTCAGTTAATGAAAAATAGGGCATACCATGATGGGATAAAACAAGCTCCTTATACCGCCATGTTTGGGCATGATATTAAAGTCGGCTTATCCACATCAGCTTTTCCAAAAGAAGCTATTGAAAATCTACGAACCGAAGAAGAGCTCGAGAAAGTGGTAAGGGAATTTGGTTTAGGTAAACAGCctcaacaagaaataaatataaaccagtCTATGGATAGTGAGCCAGAACCAGACAATTTGCAAGAGGATATTACTGAACATATGGAAAATGGCAACAATAATTATCGAGAAAACCCTAGTAATACAGAAACTTCAGAAAATCAGAGCAA ATACCGTGAGAGTAAAAATTCCGAGGAAGGGGTGATTTTAGAAACTCTCATGACAGTTATCGAGAAAACTGACGATGATTTGTATAAGCTAGCGAACAAGAGGGGAACTATCGAAGAAATGTTTTCCAGGAACCAATTTTCTGTGTGCAGTGAGAAGCTTATTGAGATGGAAAATGTATCACcggaaaagaaaatttaa